Proteins encoded by one window of Juglans regia cultivar Chandler chromosome 15, Walnut 2.0, whole genome shotgun sequence:
- the LOC108990410 gene encoding putative receptor protein kinase ZmPK1, translating to MKFMGTLILFILFSALFAPATSTNRTLSKGLSLSSENPEDVLTSPKGVFSAGFYPVGDNAYCFAIWYASRTSRSQDRTVVWMANRDQPVNGRKSKLSLLRNGNLILTDAGKFTVWETNTVSISSLELHLYDTGNLVLRTLGGESLWESFDFPTDTMLPQQLLTRNTMLVSSRSQSNYSSGFYKLLFDNDNVLCLLYDRANISSPYWPAPWLTRGQANRFVYNSSRIAVLDSFGNFSSSDKFTVSSTDYGQLLHRRLTLDYDGNLRLYSWDEEGEMWVVSWQAWHTPCIIHGLCGANSICSYVPDIGRKCSCLRGYKMINQTDWSQGCEPEFDLSFRKNKFDFLQISHLDFYGFDYGSYHNYTLAECKQLCLELPECKAFQYTFSTEDTHSSCYPKTLLMNGHRLPSSDGTIYLRVPKTNLPNLLSNANFAESISLNCSNEGPLLLERVYLKNRENGTVKFMLWFVCGLGGLEIVGIFLVWCILIRTPKSSRADKQDYLLAITGFRKFTYSELKKATKGFTEEIGRGAGGIVYKGVLADNRVAAIKRLYEANQGEEVFLAEVNIIGRLNHMNLIEMWGYCAEGKQRLLVSEYMENGSLADNLSSNSLDWKKRFEIALGTAKGLSYLHEECLEWVLHCDVKPENIFLDSNYQPKVADFGLSKLQSRGEANNPSFSRMRGTRGYMAPEWVFNLPITSKVDVYSYGIVVLEMVTGKDAAKGVHDTDSGEQPQHKRLVSWVREKKNRAALTESWLEEIIDPRLRGKYDVRKMETLIGVALQCAEEEKDARPSLREVVEMLLDQENDR from the coding sequence ATGAAGTTCATGGGCACTCTTATCTTGTTCATCCTCTTCTCGGCATTGTTTGCTCCGGCTACATCCACAAATCGCACTTTGAGCAAAGGTTTGTCTCTCTCCAGCGAGAACCCGGAAGATGTTTTGACTTCTCCGAAAGGAGTGTTCTCCGCGGGCTTTTACCCCGTCGGTGACAATGCTTATTGCTTTGCCATATGGTACGCCTCCCGAACCTCAAGGAGTCAGGACCGCACCGTTGTCTGGATGGCCAACCGAGACCAACCGGTTAACGGAAGGAAATCGAAGCTCTCCCTGCTCAGAAATGGTAATCTTATCTTAACCGACGCCGGTAAGTTCACCGTCTGGGAGACAAACACTGTTTCAATATCGTCTTTAGAATTACATCTTTATGATACTGGTAATCTTGTTCTACGAACTTTGGGTGGTGAAAGTTTGTGGGAAAGCTTCGACTTTCCAACAGATACCATGCTTCCCCAACAATTACTAACTAGAAATACAATGCTTGTCTCCTCGAGAAGCCAGAGCAACTATTCTTCTGGCTTCTACAAGCTTCTTTTCGATAATGATAACGTCCTCTGCCTTCTTTATGATCGGGCTAACATTTCCAGTCCTTACTGGCCTGCACCATGGCTTACGCGCGGGCAAGCCAATAGGTTCGTGTACAATAGTAGCAGAATCGCAGTGCTTGATTCCTTCGGGAACTTTAGTTCTTCTGATAAATTTACAGTTTCGTCAACTGACTATGGGCAATTGCTACATAGAAGATTGACACTTGATTACGATGGTAATCTTCGATTGTACAGTTGGGACGAGGAGGGTGAGATGTGGGTTGTTTCATGGCAGGCCTGGCACACACCTTGTATTATTCATGGTCTTTGTGGGGCTAACAGTATATGCAGCTATGTTCCTGATATTGGCAGAAAGTGCTCGTGCCTCCGAGGGTATAAGATGATAAATCAAACCGATTGGTCTCAAGGGTGTGAACCCGAATTTGATCTCTCTTTTCGGAAaaacaagtttgattttttgCAGATATCCCATCTTGATTTCTATGGTTTTGATTATGGTAGCTACCACAATTATACACTTGCTGAATGCAAGCAGTTATGCTTGGAATTGCCCGAGTGCAAAGCATTCCAATACACCTTTTCCACGGAAGATACACATTCAAGTTGTTACCCCAAGACTCTATTGATGAATGGACATCGTTTGCCTTCTTCTGATGGAACCATCTATCTGAGAGTTCCCAAAACAAATCTCCCAAATCTCCTCTCGAACGCCAATTTTGCAGAAAGCATCAGTTTAAATTGTTCCAATGAAGGTCCCCTGCTACTGGAAAGAGTATACTTAAAAAATCGGGAAAACGGGACCGTGAAATTCATGCTCTGGTTTGTATGTGGATTAGGAGGACTAGAAATTGTGGGTATCTTTTTGGTGTGGTGTATCTTGATTAGAACTCCCAAAAGTTCTCGTGCAGACAAACAAGACTATCTTCTTGCCATCACTGGATTCAGAAAATTTACTTATTCGGAGCTAAAGAAGGCCACAAAGGGTTTTACTGAGGAGATTGGAAGAGGTGCAGGAGGGATTGTGTACAAAGGGGTGTTGGCGGACAATCGTGTTGCAGCAATCAAGCGACTCTACGAAGCCAACCAAGGAGAAGAAGTATTTCTAGCAGAAGTGAACATCATTGGTAGGCTTAACCACATGAACTTGATAGAAATGTGGGGTTACTGTGCTGAGGGAAAGCAGCGGCTTTTGGTGTCCGAGTACATGGAGAATGGTTCATTGGCGGACAACCTCTCTTCCAATTCACTTGACTGGAAGAAAAGGTTTGAAATTGCTTTGGGCACTGCAAAAGGCCTATCTTATTTGCATGAAGAGTGCTTGGAGTGGGTTTTACACTGCGATGTAAAACCTGAAAACATATTCCTAGACTCTAATTATCAACCAAAGGTTGCAGATTTTGGCCTGTCCAAGCTACAAAGCAGAGGAGAAGCCAACAATCCAAGTTTCTCGAGGATGAGAGGAACCCGCGGATACATGGCTCCGGAGTGGGTATTCAATCTGCCCATCACCTCTAAAGTAGATGTTTATAGCTACGGGATTGTTGTGTTGGAGATGGTGACCGGAAAAGATGCAGCAAAGGGTGTCCATGACACAGACAGTGGAGAGCAACCACAGCACAAAAGGCTTGTTTCGTGGGTGAGGGAAAAGAAGAATAGGGCGGCTTTAACTGAGTCCTGGCTTGAAGAGATCATAGACCCAAGGTTGAGAGGCAAATATGACGTACGAAAGATGGAAACTCTGATTGGGGTTGCTCTGCAATGtgcagaggaagaaaaagatgcaAGGCCCAGCCTGAGAGAAGTCGTTGAGATGCTTTTGGACCAAGAAAATGATCGTTAG
- the LOC108990345 gene encoding putative receptor protein kinase ZmPK1: MKFMGTLILFILFSALFAPATSTNSTLSKGLSLSSEKPEDVLTSPNGVFSAGFYSVGDNAYCFAIWFASRPSRIQDRTVVWMANRDQPVNGRKSKLSLLRTGNLILTDAGEFTVWETNTISLASLELHLYDTGNLVLRTLGGKSLWESIDFPTDTLLPQQLLTRNTKLVSSRSQTNHSSGFYKLLFDNDNVLCLLYDGAKVSSIYWPEPWLLCWQAGRFAYNSSRIAVLDSFGNFSSSDKFTFSSADFGQLLHRRLTLDYDGNLRLYSWDEEAEKWVVSWQAFQVPCIIHGVCGANSICSYVPGIGRNCSCLPGYKMINHTDWSQGCEPEFDLSFEKNVFDFLLISHLDFYGYDYNNYPNYTLDQCKKLCLELAECKAFQYTFGTTIGYSNCYPKILLMNGHLLPSFDGSFYLRVPENNLLTNINLVEEIRLNCSSEGPLLLGRAYLKDRVNGTVKFMLWFVCGLGGLEIVGIFLVWFLLIRSPKSYSADKHGYLLAITGFRKFTYSKLKKATKGFTEEIGRGAGGIVYKGVLADNRVAAIKQLYEANQGEDVFLAEVSIIGRLNHMNLIEMWGYCAEGRHRLLVSEYMEHGSLADNLSSNSLDWKKMFEIALGTAKGLSYLHEECLEWVLHCDVKPENIFLDSNYQPKVADFGLSKLQSRGEPDNSSFSKMRGTRGYMAPEWVFNLPITSKVDVYSYGIVVLEMLTGKDVAKGVHAIDSGGEPQHKRLVSWVREKKNRATSTNSWLEEIIDPRLEGKYDSGKMETLIGVALQCAEEEKDARPSMRQVVEMLLAQENDQQ; encoded by the coding sequence ATGAAGTTCATGGGTACTCTGATCTTGTTCATCCTCTTCTCGGCATTGTTTGCTCCGGCGACATCTACAAATAGCACTTTGAGCAAAGGTTTGTCTCTCTCCAGCGAGAAACCGGAAGATGTTTTGACTTCGCCGAATGGAGTGTTCTCCGCTGGATTTTACTCCGTCGGTGACAATGCTTATTGCTTTGCCATATGGTTCGCCTCCCGACCTTCAAGGATTCAGGACCGAACCGTTGTCTGGATGGCCAACCGAGACCAACCGGTTAACGGAAGGAAATCGAAGCTCTCCCTGCTCAGAACTGGTAATCTTATCTTAACCGACGCCGGTGAGTTTACCGTCTGGGAGACAAACACTATTTCTCTCGCATCTTTAGAATTACATCTTTACGATACTGGTAATCTTGTCCTACGAACTTTGGGAGGTAAAAGTTTGTGGGAAAGCATCGACTTTCCCACAGATACCTTGCTTCCCCAACAATTACTAACTAGAAATACAAAGCTTGTCTCCTCGAGAAGCCAGACCAACCATTCCTCTGGCTTCTACAAGCTTCTTTTCGATAATGATAACGTCCTCTGCCTTCTTTATGACGGGGCAAAGGTTTCCAGTATTTACTGGCCTGAACCATGGCTTTTGTGCTGGCAAGCCGGAAGGTTCGCGTACAACAGTAGTAGAATCGCTGTGCTTGATTCCTTCGGGAACTTTAGTTCTTCCGATAAATTTACATTTTCGTCAGCCGACTTTGGGCAATTGCTCCATAGAAGATTGACACTTGATTACGATGGTAATCTTCGATTGTACAGTTGGGACGAGGAGGCCGAGAAGTGGGTTGTTTCATGGCAGGCCTTTCAGGTACCTTGTATTATTCATGGTGTTTGTGGAGCTAACAGTATATGCAGCTATGTTCCTGGTATTGGCAGAAATTGCTCGTGCCTTCCAGGATATAAGATGATAAATCATACCGATTGGTCTCAAGGGTGTGAACCCGAATTTGATCTCTCTTTTGAGAAAAACGTGTTTGATTTTTTGCTGATATCCCATCTTGATTTCTATGGTTATGATTACAATAACTACCCCAATTATACACTTGATCAATGCAAGAAGTTATGTTTGGAATTGGCCGAGTGCAAAGCATTCCAATACACATTTGGCACGACTATTGGTTATTCAAATTGTTACCCCAAGATTCTATTGATGAATGGACATCTTTTGCCTTCTTTTGACGGAAGCTTCTATCTGAGAGTGCCAGAAAATAATCTCCTCACCAACATCAATCTTGTAGAAGAAATCCGTTTAAATTGTTCAAGTGAAGGTCCCCTGCTACTGGGAAGAGCATACTTAAAAGACAGGGTAAACGGGACAGTGAAATTCATGCTTTGGTTTGTATGTGGATTAGGAGGACTAGAAATTGTGGGTATCTTTTTGGTGTGGTTTCTCTTGATTAGAAGCCCCAAAAGTTATAGTGCAGACAAGCATGGCTATCTTCTTGCCATCACTGGATTCAGaaaatttacatattccaaGCTCAAGAAGGCCACAAAGGGTTTTACTGAGGAGATTGGGAGAGGTGCAGGAGGGATTGTGTACAAAGGGGTGTTGGCAGACAATCGAGTTGCAGCAATCAAGCAACTCTATGAAGCTAACCAAGGAGAAGATGTATTTCTAGCAGAAGTGAGCATCATTGGTAGGCTTAACCACATGAACTTGATAGAAATGTGGGGTTATTGTGCCGAGGGAAGGCATAGGCTTTTGGTGTCCGAGTACATGGAACATGGTTCATTGGCAGACAACCTGTCTTCCAATTCACTTGACTGGAAGAAAATGTTTGAAATCGCTTTGGGCACTGCAAAAGGCCTGTCTTATTTGCATGAAGAGTGCTTGGAGTGGGTTTTACACTGCGATGTAAAACCTGAAAACATATTCCTAGACTCTAATTATCAACCAAAGGTGGCAGATTTTGGGCTGTCCAAACTACAAAGTAGAGGAGAGCCTGACAATTCAAGTTTCTCGAAGATGAGAGGAACCCGAGGATACATGGCTCCGGAGTGGGTATTCAATCTGCCAATCACCTCTAAAGTTGATGTTTATAGCTACGGGATTGTTGTGTTAGAGATGCTGACGGGAAAGGATGTAGCAAAGGGTGTCCATGCCATAGACAGTGGAGGGGAGCCACAACATAAAAGGCTTGTGTCGTGGGTGAGGGAAAAGAAGAATAGGGCGACTTCAACTAATTCCTGGCTTGAAGAGATCATAGACCCAAGGTTGGAAGGCAAATATGACTCAGGAAAGATGGAAACTCTGATTGGGGTTGCTCTGCAATGtgcagaggaagaaaaagatgcaAGACCCAGCATGAGACAAGTAGTTGAGATGCTTTTAGCCCAAGAAAATGATCAACAGTGA